In the genome of Thermoanaerobaculia bacterium, the window GGGCGGCCCGCAACGATCTTCTTCGCCGTCGCCGCGCCGATACCGGGAAGCGCCTCGAGCTCCTTCTGCGAGGCGGTGTTCAAGTCGACCGCGCCCGAGGGAGCCGCGGGCGCCGTCGCCCTGCCGGCCCTCGTCGGAAGCGCCGTGGCGGCGCCTCCGACCGTCACCAGCGGGCCGAGCTTGCGGATCGCCGCCGCGCCCACTCCCGCCTTCGAGAGGTCCGCGACCGACGAATAGGGGCGGCCCGCAACGATCTTCTTCGCCGTCGCCGCGCCGATACCGGGAAGCGCCTCGAGCTCCTTCTGCGAGGCGGTGTTCAGGTCGACGGGGCCCGCCGGCGCCGCCGGCGCCGCCGCCCTCGCCTTCATCGGCTTCTCCGCTGAAGCGGCCCTCGGAAGCGCCGCGGCGCCCCCCACCGTCACGAGCGGTGACAGCTTCTGAACGGTCTTGGCGGACACACCCGCGCGGGACAGCTCCGCCACGGACGAATAGGGGCGCCCGGCGATGATCTTCTTCGCCGTCGCCGCGCCCACGCCGGGAAGCGCCTCGAGCTCGGCCTGCGACGCCGAGTTGATGTCCACGCGGCCGGCCGCCGGCGATTTCGCCGCTCCCTCCGCCTTCGTCCGCGCCCCGGCGGAAAGCGGCGCGAGCAGCACGATCGCCGCCAGCGCCGCGAGGAGGGTCATGCCCTTCCGGATCTGTCTCATCGCGTTCTCCACTCTCTCCGGCCGACGAAATTCGTCGGGCGGAATTTCCGATGGTCGGCCATGCCCGGGACCCGTCGAGCCCGGGCCGGGCCGAAAGGATCGTAGGCCCCGATCCGTCGCTCCGCCATGGGCAACTTTACCCATGCGTCGCGCCGAACGATCCATATACTTCACTTGCCCCGTCCGCCGGCTCAGCCTCCCCGGCGGAAATAGCTCGACGATCGAGGAGAAAGGGTCGCGAAATGATCAAGGACTTCAAGGAATTCCTCCTCAAGCAGAACGCGATCGCGCTGGCGATCGGCGTCATCATCGGCGCCGCGATCGGCAAGGTGGTGGGCGCCATCGCGGACGACATCATCAATCCGATCATCGGCCTGCTCCTCCCCGCCGGCGACTGGCGCAACGCGAAGATCGTGCTTTCCCGCGCGACGGACGCCGCCGGAAAAGTCACCGAGAACTCGATCGCCTACGGCGACCTGATCGGCAGACTCGTCGATTTCGTGATCATCGCTTTCGTCGTCTACATGATCACGAAGGCCTTCCTGCCGAAGCCGGGACAGCCGACGACGAAAGAGTGTCCCGAGTGCAAGGAGATCATCCCGAAGGACGCCCGCCGCTGCAAGGCGTGCGCGCAGCCGCAACCCGCGTGAGCGCGGGTTCACCGTTCCGTCGTCGGTTTCCGGGACCGCCGCTGGCATCGTTCATGAATTCCGGGCCCAACCGGGAGGAGACCGCATGAAAATCGGCCCGGGTACGTTCGCCATGATCTTCCTTCTCGCGGCCGGCGCCGCGTTCGCCGAAGAGCCCCCCGCAGGCCCGCCGCCGGTCTGGTCCGGGAAGGCCGAAGCCTCTTACGTGTCGACGACCGGCAACACCGACGTCCAGACGATCGGGGCGGGCCTCGAGGTCGATTTCAAGAAGGACGTCTGGAACGGCCTCGCGAAGGGAACGTTCGTCCAGGGGAAGACGGACGGCGTGACGACGGCGCGATCGATCGCGGGCGAGCTGCGCGCTGCCCGCAACCTCACGCCGCGATTCGAGCTCTTCGTGCAGGACGACTATTTCAAGAACGAATTCGCGGGCATCGACCAGCGTCTCTCCACACTCGGAGGCGCGGCGTACTCGGTCGTCAAGACGCCGGCGCAGGAGCTGAAACTCCAGGCCGGCGCCGGCTACACGAGGGAACGGCGAGTCGTCGGCGCGGACAAGTCCTTCGGAACCGGCCAGGCCGGCCTCCTCTATAAGTG includes:
- a CDS encoding helix-hairpin-helix domain-containing protein; this encodes MRQIRKGMTLLAALAAIVLLAPLSAGARTKAEGAAKSPAAGRVDINSASQAELEALPGVGAATAKKIIAGRPYSSVAELSRAGVSAKTVQKLSPLVTVGGAAALPRAASAEKPMKARAAAPAAPAGPVDLNTASQKELEALPGIGAATAKKIVAGRPYSSVADLSKAGVGAAAIRKLGPLVTVGGAATALPTRAGRATAPAAPSGAVDLNTASQKELEALPGIGAATAKKIVAGRP
- the mscL gene encoding large conductance mechanosensitive channel protein MscL — its product is MIKDFKEFLLKQNAIALAIGVIIGAAIGKVVGAIADDIINPIIGLLLPAGDWRNAKIVLSRATDAAGKVTENSIAYGDLIGRLVDFVIIAFVVYMITKAFLPKPGQPTTKECPECKEIIPKDARRCKACAQPQPA
- a CDS encoding DUF481 domain-containing protein, yielding MKIGPGTFAMIFLLAAGAAFAEEPPAGPPPVWSGKAEASYVSTTGNTDVQTIGAGLEVDFKKDVWNGLAKGTFVQGKTDGVTTARSIAGELRAARNLTPRFELFVQDDYFKNEFAGIDQRLSTLGGAAYSVVKTPAQELKLQAGAGYTRERRVVGADKSFGTGQAGLLYKWKVSSTTDLSEEFSYVESFKDSSDWRITNTLSVSVAINKIFSLKASHNLAYLNEPVPGFGKTDTITSIALVAKF